From a single Aureibacillus halotolerans genomic region:
- a CDS encoding glycoside hydrolase family 2 TIM barrel-domain containing protein produces MNKAKFSYTPPANGYPEWNNNPEIFSLNTIDAHATLMPYATEEEAMQGNRASSSFTQLLNGKWQFQFAENADKRTVDFYQASYDTSDWETISVPGHWQLQGYDYPQYTNVRYPWEGNEDIKAPFAPTAYNPVGSYVRTFTVPERWKDLPVYISFQGVESAFYVWVNGDLVGYSEDSFTPAEFDLSPYLQDGENKLAVEVYRWSDASWLEDQDFWRMSGIFRDVYLYATRPVHVQDVFAKATLDEEYKNGNFDLTLSLSSLEENSSVGWRVSAQLYDSNQTAVFAEPLSKEIDPNRANDTVRFQQTVDTPAQWSAEHPHLYTLIVKIENPQGHITEAQSLKVGFRTFEIKNGLMQINGKAVMFKGVNRHEFNCDTGRAITFEDMVRDVKLMKANNINAVRTSHYPNHPLWYDLCNEYGLYVIDETNLETHGAWTYGQQELEDTLPGSKPEWTANVLDRANSMFQRDKNHPSIVIWSLGNESFGGDNFIKMKDFFHEVDDTRIVHYEGTFHYRASDDASDIESQMYTRVEQIEEYAKNNPKKPFILCEYAHAMGNSCGNLFKYWELFERYDVLQGGFIWDWIDQSIRTKDEDGIKYMAYGGDFGETPNDGNFCGNGLLFADGEVTPKLLEVKKCYQNVSIDAVNLENGQFEVTNHFLFTSLADLTWTWTIEKNGDVLSKDTASFSVSPGETSTIELPYSLPVSAKADDDFQLTVSVSLPEDTSWAAKGHEIAFEQFQLTVKEEVVDATDYEGPQVSEDAQEVRLFGESFVATFDKKTGKLCSYQFEGNELLSEALVPHFWRAPIDNDLGNKLPERVATWKDAGAKAELIKFNVASGAGQAILVETAYKVPTTSASRVDLVYTVHGDGTIHIQQSLRPGEGLPEIPAVGMSFAMAAEFSRLTWYGRGPHENYWDRATSAKIGKYSGRVFEQFVPYLRPQETGNKTDVQWATLINEDGVGLRIAGKPPVEFNALPYSNDEIEASSHPHKLPQSTKTAVRVNYKQMGVGGDDSWGAKTHPEFTLYADQSYVYQFSLQGIKQS; encoded by the coding sequence ATGAATAAAGCAAAATTCAGTTACACGCCGCCAGCGAATGGCTACCCCGAATGGAATAACAATCCTGAGATATTTTCATTGAATACGATAGACGCGCATGCCACATTAATGCCATATGCGACGGAAGAAGAGGCGATGCAAGGGAACCGAGCGTCTTCCAGCTTCACGCAATTACTAAATGGGAAATGGCAATTTCAGTTCGCTGAAAATGCGGACAAGCGTACGGTAGATTTCTATCAAGCTTCCTATGACACGTCAGATTGGGAGACGATTTCAGTCCCAGGTCATTGGCAGCTACAAGGCTACGATTACCCTCAATACACGAATGTTCGTTATCCGTGGGAGGGCAACGAGGATATTAAAGCACCGTTTGCGCCTACGGCCTACAATCCTGTTGGCTCTTATGTACGTACGTTTACTGTGCCTGAACGTTGGAAGGACCTCCCTGTATACATCAGTTTTCAAGGTGTTGAATCTGCCTTTTATGTGTGGGTGAATGGCGATTTGGTTGGCTATAGCGAAGACTCGTTTACGCCTGCAGAATTTGATCTTTCGCCGTACCTTCAAGATGGCGAAAACAAACTTGCTGTGGAAGTATACCGATGGAGTGATGCCAGCTGGCTTGAGGACCAGGATTTCTGGCGAATGAGCGGCATCTTTCGTGATGTGTACTTGTATGCAACGCGCCCAGTCCATGTACAAGATGTGTTTGCGAAGGCGACCTTGGACGAGGAGTACAAGAACGGCAACTTTGATTTAACCTTATCGCTATCCTCTTTGGAAGAGAATTCTTCTGTAGGTTGGCGTGTGTCAGCTCAATTGTACGACAGCAATCAAACTGCTGTATTTGCGGAGCCTCTATCCAAAGAAATCGATCCAAACCGTGCAAATGATACCGTCCGTTTTCAACAAACGGTTGACACGCCTGCGCAATGGAGCGCCGAGCATCCTCATTTGTACACGCTTATTGTCAAAATCGAAAATCCTCAAGGGCATATTACGGAAGCGCAAAGCTTGAAGGTTGGATTTCGAACGTTTGAAATTAAAAATGGCCTCATGCAGATCAATGGAAAGGCTGTCATGTTTAAAGGTGTCAACCGACATGAATTTAACTGTGACACAGGTCGTGCCATCACGTTCGAAGACATGGTTCGTGACGTCAAGCTGATGAAAGCAAACAATATCAACGCTGTGCGTACGTCCCACTATCCGAATCATCCACTCTGGTATGATCTGTGCAATGAGTACGGACTGTATGTGATTGATGAAACAAATCTTGAAACACACGGTGCTTGGACGTATGGCCAACAAGAGCTAGAAGATACATTGCCTGGAAGCAAACCAGAATGGACGGCAAACGTGCTTGATCGTGCGAATTCAATGTTCCAGCGTGACAAAAACCACCCGAGTATTGTCATCTGGTCACTAGGAAACGAATCTTTTGGTGGGGACAACTTTATTAAAATGAAAGACTTTTTCCATGAGGTGGATGATACAAGGATTGTCCATTATGAGGGAACCTTTCATTACCGTGCAAGTGACGATGCATCTGATATTGAAAGCCAAATGTACACAAGGGTAGAACAGATTGAAGAATACGCTAAAAATAACCCGAAGAAACCATTTATTTTGTGTGAGTACGCTCATGCGATGGGGAATTCATGTGGGAACCTCTTCAAATATTGGGAGCTATTCGAGCGCTATGATGTACTCCAAGGCGGCTTTATCTGGGACTGGATTGATCAATCGATTCGTACGAAAGACGAAGACGGCATAAAGTATATGGCGTATGGAGGAGATTTTGGAGAAACGCCTAACGACGGGAACTTTTGCGGAAACGGACTTCTGTTTGCAGACGGTGAAGTAACTCCAAAGCTTCTTGAGGTCAAAAAATGTTATCAGAATGTATCTATTGATGCAGTCAATCTTGAGAACGGGCAGTTTGAGGTGACCAATCACTTCCTATTCACATCTCTCGCGGATTTGACGTGGACATGGACAATTGAGAAAAACGGCGATGTACTTTCAAAAGACACCGCATCATTCTCAGTGTCACCAGGAGAAACGAGCACCATTGAGCTGCCATATTCATTGCCTGTGTCGGCAAAAGCAGACGATGACTTTCAGTTAACCGTCTCAGTCTCCCTTCCTGAAGACACGTCGTGGGCAGCCAAAGGCCATGAAATTGCATTTGAACAATTCCAACTCACGGTGAAAGAAGAAGTGGTGGACGCCACAGACTACGAAGGGCCGCAAGTCTCTGAGGATGCGCAAGAGGTTCGCCTGTTTGGGGAGAGCTTTGTCGCCACGTTTGATAAAAAAACAGGCAAGCTCTGCTCCTATCAGTTTGAAGGGAATGAGCTTCTCTCTGAAGCCTTGGTACCGCATTTCTGGCGTGCACCTATCGACAATGATCTTGGCAACAAGCTCCCTGAGCGAGTCGCCACATGGAAAGATGCCGGTGCAAAAGCAGAGCTCATCAAGTTTAATGTGGCTTCTGGAGCTGGGCAGGCCATCCTTGTGGAGACCGCTTATAAGGTGCCAACGACATCCGCTTCACGTGTAGATCTGGTTTATACGGTGCATGGGGACGGCACCATCCACATTCAGCAATCCTTGCGACCAGGTGAAGGGCTCCCTGAGATTCCAGCAGTAGGGATGAGCTTTGCCATGGCGGCAGAATTCTCGCGTCTGACGTGGTATGGGCGTGGACCACATGAGAATTATTGGGATCGAGCAACAAGCGCAAAAATAGGCAAGTATTCAGGGCGAGTCTTTGAACAATTTGTGCCATACCTGCGTCCACAGGAAACAGGAAACAAAACCGATGTGCAATGGGCGACACTTATTAACGAAGACGGGGTAGGCTTGCGGATTGCAGGAAAACCACCCGTTGAATTTAACGCTTTGCCTTATTCAAATGATGAGATTGAAGCGAGTAGCCATCCACATAAGCTACCTCAGAGCACAAAAACGGCAGTGCGCGTCAATTACAAGCAAATGGGCGTAGGAGGCGACGATAGCTGGGGTGCGAAAACACATCCAGAGTTTACGCTTTACGCCGATCAAAGCTACGTCTACCAATTCTCGTTGCAAGGCATCAAGCAATCATAA
- a CDS encoding proline racemase family protein, with amino-acid sequence MKTQSYVHTIDIHVAGEAFRFLPCHWRWGADPTLFEEETHQLIKGILQEPRGHKDLNVCILAPAHSKKSNGTLLMFNYKGHQKCSTGGFVAAAVYLSDIEGVQGTSYVFEGHEQQVIVTKRHANDWEIQEDLLSDPSVEDVWKIWGQRVVAKPIPFELTVETLPECRKIFEKELLEEAPFDLLLLYTSSTFITFDTTGHIDRSPLTGASCYVLCSAHATDMEVANLLGHKAHVSLDRLHSNVRSTMRVRAEVIAMSRFVFQEKDPFQQGFLLF; translated from the coding sequence TTGAAGACACAAAGCTATGTTCATACGATTGATATTCATGTGGCGGGAGAGGCCTTTCGCTTTTTACCATGTCACTGGCGTTGGGGGGCAGATCCCACTTTATTTGAAGAAGAAACACATCAATTGATCAAAGGAATTCTCCAAGAGCCTAGAGGACATAAAGACTTGAACGTCTGTATTCTTGCTCCTGCACACAGCAAGAAGAGCAACGGTACTTTGCTAATGTTCAATTATAAAGGGCATCAAAAATGCTCAACTGGTGGGTTTGTGGCAGCGGCTGTGTATTTGTCTGATATCGAAGGCGTTCAAGGAACTTCCTATGTCTTTGAAGGACATGAGCAACAGGTTATTGTCACAAAAAGGCACGCTAATGACTGGGAAATCCAAGAGGACCTTCTTTCAGACCCAAGTGTAGAAGACGTTTGGAAGATTTGGGGTCAGCGGGTGGTCGCGAAGCCGATTCCTTTTGAGCTAACAGTAGAAACATTGCCTGAGTGCAGAAAAATATTTGAGAAAGAACTCCTTGAAGAAGCCCCATTTGATCTGCTGCTCCTTTATACAAGTTCAACTTTTATAACCTTTGATACAACAGGTCATATTGACCGATCACCACTAACTGGTGCAAGCTGTTACGTTTTGTGTTCAGCGCATGCCACTGACATGGAGGTTGCCAACCTGCTAGGGCACAAGGCTCATGTATCACTTGATCGCCTACATTCAAATGTGCGATCGACGATGAGGGTAAGGGCTGAGGTCATCGCAATGTCACGCTTTGTCTTCCAGGAAAAGGACCCCTTTCAACAAGGCTTTTTGTTATTTTAG
- a CDS encoding proline racemase family protein — protein sequence MKYTTLVTTIDTHTGGNPTRTVISGAPKLNGSTMSERMLDMKMHHDWFRRALMNEPRGHSVMSGAILQEPTHPEADIGVIFIETGGYLPMCGHDTVGFCTALVEAGLITTSEPVTSIVLDTPAGLVSTEILVKDGEALEVSFNNVASFHYKQFALDVENTEAMTVDVAYGGNFYGIVSAREAGVVIDPKRTEPIIEKAMTIRKAVNALQSFVHPNNTFISGVTHIEFYDDPVNPEADVRNTVVVPPGGIDRSPCGTGTSAKMASLYSHGKLQVGSSFIHESIVGSLFKGTIVREEMVGQFKGIVPRITGEAWVTGHHQYMLRRDEEETGFLLIPQLEIH from the coding sequence GTGAAGTACACAACGTTAGTGACGACAATCGATACTCATACTGGGGGAAATCCGACCAGAACCGTCATTTCAGGGGCACCTAAGCTAAATGGATCTACGATGAGTGAGAGAATGCTTGATATGAAAATGCACCATGATTGGTTTCGGAGGGCATTAATGAATGAGCCTAGAGGACATAGTGTCATGTCAGGCGCGATTCTCCAGGAGCCCACTCATCCAGAGGCTGACATCGGTGTCATCTTTATTGAAACAGGTGGGTACTTGCCTATGTGCGGTCATGATACGGTCGGTTTTTGTACAGCGCTTGTTGAGGCAGGACTGATAACGACTAGTGAGCCAGTGACGAGCATCGTTCTTGATACACCAGCTGGGCTCGTCAGCACCGAAATTCTTGTAAAAGATGGCGAAGCACTAGAAGTATCGTTCAATAACGTGGCTTCCTTCCATTATAAGCAGTTCGCGCTTGACGTGGAAAACACGGAAGCAATGACTGTCGATGTGGCCTATGGTGGAAATTTCTATGGCATTGTTTCAGCAAGAGAAGCGGGGGTCGTAATTGATCCAAAACGAACAGAGCCCATCATTGAAAAAGCGATGACGATTCGAAAGGCCGTCAACGCGCTTCAATCCTTTGTCCATCCAAACAATACATTTATTTCAGGCGTGACACACATTGAGTTTTATGATGATCCAGTCAATCCTGAGGCAGATGTCAGAAACACTGTAGTGGTGCCACCTGGGGGGATAGATCGTTCGCCGTGCGGCACAGGAACATCTGCAAAAATGGCGTCGCTTTATTCCCATGGCAAGCTTCAAGTCGGAAGCTCTTTTATCCATGAAAGCATTGTCGGCTCACTGTTTAAGGGCACGATTGTCCGTGAAGAGATGGTCGGCCAGTTCAAAGGAATTGTCCCGCGCATTACAGGAGAGGCATGGGTGACAGGGCACCATCAATACATGCTCCGAAGGGATGAGGAGGAGACAGGCTTCTTACTCATTCCACAGCTAGAAATTCATTAA
- a CDS encoding NAD(P)/FAD-dependent oxidoreductase: MTRHTEVAIIGGGIVGCAVAYYTSKYGSDVVVIEKGELASGTSSHCDGNILAIDKEPGFDSQMTLQSQQLVHELSEELKKEFEYRQPGSILVCEDEEEMEMAEQWVNKQVQAGLSFRLLDQADLRNETPYLATDLLGGLECASDSTVNPYLFSYALFAAAKTRGATLWKNTSVRSIAKQSQHYVIETSNGTITADKVVNCGGVWAPKIGQMLGITIPILPRKGHILVSSRQVPVSPRKVMEFSYLMTKFGKERKVDRETEAYGAALVFEPTASQNFLLGSSREFVGFDNTVNWHAVRAIARRCIRFYPVLRDMSLLRVYFGFRPWVADHLPIISEVAAYPGYYIAAGHEGDGIGLAPITGKVIAEMIHQKTPSIEVEQLRNDRFSQREAIT, from the coding sequence ATGACTAGACATACAGAAGTCGCCATCATTGGAGGGGGCATCGTCGGCTGTGCCGTGGCCTATTACACTAGCAAATATGGTTCTGATGTTGTTGTTATTGAAAAAGGAGAGCTGGCAAGTGGCACGAGCTCCCATTGTGATGGCAACATCCTTGCCATTGACAAAGAACCAGGCTTTGACAGTCAGATGACGCTTCAAAGCCAACAGCTCGTTCATGAGCTCTCAGAAGAATTAAAAAAAGAATTTGAATACAGACAACCAGGTAGCATCCTCGTCTGTGAGGATGAAGAAGAGATGGAAATGGCAGAGCAATGGGTGAACAAGCAAGTACAAGCAGGATTGTCGTTTCGTTTGCTTGATCAGGCTGACCTACGAAACGAAACGCCATATTTGGCAACAGATCTTCTTGGAGGTTTGGAATGTGCTTCAGATTCGACCGTCAATCCGTATTTGTTTTCCTACGCCCTATTTGCTGCGGCAAAAACGAGAGGAGCCACGTTGTGGAAGAATACGAGTGTCCGCTCGATCGCAAAACAGTCTCAACACTATGTAATTGAGACCTCTAATGGAACGATTACAGCGGACAAGGTCGTGAATTGTGGAGGGGTTTGGGCGCCAAAGATTGGGCAAATGCTTGGCATTACTATTCCGATTTTGCCGCGAAAGGGACATATTCTTGTGTCATCGAGGCAAGTGCCTGTTTCTCCACGAAAAGTCATGGAATTTAGCTATCTCATGACCAAATTCGGAAAGGAAAGGAAGGTAGATAGGGAAACAGAGGCGTATGGAGCGGCACTTGTTTTCGAGCCAACGGCAAGTCAAAACTTCCTGTTGGGCTCAAGCCGTGAATTTGTTGGCTTTGACAACACGGTGAACTGGCATGCTGTGCGTGCGATCGCCAGGCGTTGTATTCGGTTTTATCCCGTCCTTCGTGACATGAGCTTGCTTCGTGTCTATTTTGGATTCCGGCCATGGGTGGCGGATCATCTGCCAATCATTTCAGAAGTCGCAGCCTATCCGGGCTATTATATTGCCGCAGGTCATGAAGGAGATGGCATCGGTCTGGCTCCGATTACGGGAAAAGTCATTGCGGAGATGATTCATCAAAAGACACCGTCGATTGAAGTAGAGCAGCTTCGAAATGATCGATTTAGCCAAAGGGAGGCAATCACGTGA
- a CDS encoding sigma-54 interaction domain-containing protein: MDHLLPNFKEYLQQSYTILQKMPAKIKRSHLKKDMLFVEKERGYVGLESIYVSAFTNADVPPDHIAWKSTACVYINESGDSIERPKTYTEFLLIFNQKQELLGYIKTAELYAASAHAFDTLKAYFETALDTTNSSITAIDSNQCTMIWTSGAEQLFSIKKEEIMGKDMSEFFPKAMLLNLNTLQTGEIVQNKQHEPREDLIVLINARPVRFDGNIIGAVVSETDITRQVQLRKELSSANETIVHLERKMSVIRPELHPFHSIKGSSPALKMTLDRIKQIGQVPARVLLLGESGVGKELFASAIHQIRHRETQAPFIAVNCGAIPPTLFESELFGYEKGAFSGASSQGKKGKFELAKHGTLFLDEVGELPLDMQVKLLRVLQEGTYFPVGGTKEKKVDCQIIAATNKDLNELVRKGTFREDLYFRLHIISITIPPLRERAEDIVELSHHFLFQFCHTYNKSIDAIPKSIMLKLLDYSWPGNVRELKNTVERLVVFSENDQLRIEDIFFSGQSSPDPHHVDPEVKKSPHPQRTLSLKQALEREEKRLIEQTLQSCHGKKDETADLLCISRATLYNKLNKYGISE, encoded by the coding sequence TTGGACCATCTGCTGCCGAACTTCAAAGAATACTTGCAACAATCCTACACCATCCTCCAAAAGATGCCTGCAAAAATAAAGCGATCACACTTGAAGAAGGACATGCTGTTTGTGGAAAAAGAACGGGGATACGTCGGATTGGAATCGATATACGTAAGCGCATTCACTAACGCTGATGTGCCTCCTGACCATATCGCTTGGAAATCAACCGCTTGCGTATATATCAATGAGAGCGGCGATTCCATAGAACGGCCAAAGACATACACCGAATTCCTTCTCATTTTTAATCAAAAACAAGAGCTTCTCGGTTACATAAAGACCGCTGAATTGTATGCTGCATCTGCACATGCCTTCGATACACTAAAAGCCTATTTTGAAACCGCGCTAGACACGACCAACAGCAGCATCACTGCCATTGACAGCAACCAATGCACGATGATCTGGACAAGCGGTGCCGAGCAATTATTCTCCATTAAAAAAGAAGAAATTATGGGCAAGGACATGAGTGAGTTTTTCCCAAAGGCAATGCTACTGAACTTGAATACACTTCAAACAGGAGAAATCGTTCAGAACAAGCAGCACGAACCAAGAGAAGATCTCATTGTATTAATAAACGCTAGACCTGTGAGGTTCGATGGCAACATTATCGGAGCTGTCGTCTCGGAAACTGACATCACAAGACAGGTCCAGCTTCGTAAGGAACTCTCTTCAGCAAATGAGACGATTGTGCACTTAGAACGAAAGATGTCTGTCATACGACCTGAGCTTCATCCTTTTCACTCCATTAAAGGCTCAAGCCCTGCCCTGAAAATGACGTTAGATCGAATCAAACAAATTGGCCAAGTTCCCGCACGCGTCCTCCTGCTCGGAGAATCCGGGGTAGGGAAAGAACTCTTCGCAAGTGCCATCCATCAAATTCGCCACAGGGAGACGCAGGCTCCTTTTATCGCTGTCAACTGTGGCGCCATTCCGCCGACCTTGTTTGAAAGCGAGCTGTTTGGGTATGAAAAAGGCGCGTTCTCTGGCGCAAGTTCTCAAGGAAAAAAAGGGAAGTTTGAACTCGCTAAACATGGGACGCTTTTTTTGGATGAGGTCGGCGAACTGCCACTGGACATGCAGGTCAAACTGCTACGCGTTCTACAAGAGGGCACTTACTTCCCTGTTGGGGGCACGAAGGAAAAAAAAGTAGACTGTCAAATCATTGCCGCCACAAACAAAGATTTAAACGAGCTTGTACGAAAGGGAACGTTTCGGGAGGATTTGTATTTTCGGCTTCATATTATTTCCATCACCATCCCTCCCCTTCGTGAACGAGCTGAGGACATTGTAGAGCTGAGCCACCATTTTTTGTTTCAATTCTGCCATACGTACAATAAAAGCATTGATGCCATTCCTAAATCAATCATGCTAAAGCTCTTAGACTATTCTTGGCCAGGCAACGTTCGTGAACTCAAAAACACAGTTGAGCGTCTCGTCGTCTTTTCGGAAAATGATCAATTGCGTATAGAGGATATATTCTTCTCAGGTCAATCCTCTCCCGATCCCCATCATGTGGACCCTGAAGTGAAGAAATCGCCTCATCCCCAGCGTACGTTATCGCTAAAACAAGCATTGGAAAGAGAGGAAAAACGACTAATTGAGCAGACGTTACAGAGTTGCCATGGCAAAAAAGATGAAACCGCAGATCTGCTCTGCATCTCCCGAGCTACACTGTATAACAAGCTCAACAAATATGGCATAAGCGAGTAA
- a CDS encoding (2Fe-2S)-binding protein — MTNQQALIVCRCENVTWDDLQQTAKEHHCSARELKLRTRAGMGHCGGRVCRSMINAISQEGHGPPSTLVFRPPVRPIPFHLFLEDGEENE, encoded by the coding sequence TTGACGAACCAACAAGCGCTCATTGTGTGCCGCTGTGAAAATGTCACTTGGGACGATTTGCAGCAAACCGCTAAAGAACACCACTGTTCTGCTAGAGAGCTCAAGCTACGGACACGCGCAGGGATGGGGCATTGCGGGGGGCGGGTGTGTAGATCTATGATTAACGCAATTTCTCAAGAAGGTCATGGACCGCCTTCGACTTTAGTCTTTCGCCCACCTGTGCGCCCTATTCCGTTTCATTTGTTCTTGGAGGATGGTGAGGAAAATGAATGA
- a CDS encoding (2Fe-2S)-binding protein yields the protein MNERRITSHPVLSVQSCRSIEYIFNDQQLSGQDGDTIASALMASGIRQLRSHEESGEARGIYCNIGHCFECRVTVNGVKDKRACLTLLTEHMHISSQTKLPTPFKKGGD from the coding sequence ATGAATGAACGACGCATCACTTCTCATCCTGTATTGTCTGTTCAGTCGTGTCGTTCGATCGAATACATTTTCAATGATCAGCAGCTTTCTGGACAAGATGGAGATACGATCGCCAGTGCACTGATGGCTTCTGGCATTCGCCAGCTGCGATCGCACGAGGAGTCTGGCGAGGCTCGTGGCATTTACTGCAATATCGGTCACTGCTTTGAGTGTCGTGTCACCGTCAATGGCGTCAAGGACAAAAGGGCATGTCTGACATTGCTCACCGAACATATGCATATCTCTTCTCAAACAAAGCTTCCTACTCCATTTAAGAAAGGAGGCGACTAG
- a CDS encoding NAD(P)/FAD-dependent oxidoreductase: protein MDVLIIGAGPAGLSASIELASEGIQVGVVDEYPKPGGRLLGQLYEEKKNSWWDGQKEAEKLTQQAEALGVHFYIGVSVHHMTYHGERWYVHTSNGTFSAKALLIATGATERSLPVPGWTLPGVMTIGAAQVMTNVHHVRPGQRGAILGLNALSFAIARELTLCGIDIEGFYVAPPHPLSMEESNPKAIFERLLQMAHLAPSPLLRLGGIFAKRSNVIKHYAFQWYPSKGMSVFKIPVHVKQCITEITGENEVQAIKVCRLTANGDILPHSERIVDVDFVCIAGGLSPLNELIALTPCPVQHVDALGGFIPDHFEDMSTPVRDLYVAGNCTGIESAKVAKAQGTVAGRAILKHSFSHSMDDSLSSAMHEVREQRKNALLQFHHGIEQAREEFYKQMEAKKQHQKERLDEPV from the coding sequence ATGGATGTTCTTATCATCGGGGCTGGTCCGGCAGGATTGTCTGCGAGTATTGAACTGGCGAGTGAAGGCATTCAAGTCGGTGTCGTAGACGAATACCCAAAGCCTGGTGGAAGACTTTTAGGTCAGCTTTATGAAGAAAAAAAGAACAGTTGGTGGGATGGTCAAAAGGAAGCAGAAAAGCTCACACAGCAAGCTGAAGCTCTTGGCGTCCATTTTTATATCGGTGTCAGTGTTCATCATATGACATACCACGGCGAACGTTGGTATGTACACACATCCAACGGCACCTTTTCTGCAAAAGCGCTTCTCATTGCTACAGGGGCAACAGAACGCTCTCTTCCAGTACCAGGCTGGACGCTGCCAGGGGTCATGACAATTGGCGCAGCCCAGGTCATGACCAATGTCCACCATGTGCGCCCTGGTCAAAGAGGCGCCATTCTCGGCTTAAACGCACTGTCCTTTGCTATCGCCAGGGAGCTTACGCTTTGTGGCATCGACATTGAGGGGTTTTATGTCGCACCACCCCATCCTCTTTCCATGGAGGAGTCGAACCCAAAAGCCATATTCGAAAGACTCCTTCAAATGGCTCATCTCGCACCGTCTCCTTTACTTCGACTGGGGGGGATTTTTGCAAAAAGATCGAATGTCATTAAACACTATGCTTTTCAATGGTACCCGTCAAAAGGCATGTCGGTCTTTAAGATTCCTGTTCATGTGAAGCAATGTATCACAGAAATTACTGGTGAGAATGAGGTGCAGGCGATTAAAGTATGTCGGCTGACAGCCAACGGTGACATTCTCCCTCACTCTGAACGTATCGTTGACGTTGATTTTGTCTGTATTGCTGGAGGCTTGTCTCCACTTAATGAATTAATTGCTTTGACCCCATGTCCTGTGCAGCATGTAGACGCATTAGGTGGCTTTATTCCCGATCACTTTGAAGACATGTCCACACCAGTTCGCGACTTGTATGTTGCCGGTAATTGTACGGGCATCGAGAGTGCAAAGGTGGCAAAGGCTCAGGGCACTGTTGCAGGCAGAGCCATTCTCAAACACAGCTTTTCACATTCGATGGACGATTCACTTTCTTCCGCCATGCACGAAGTTCGTGAACAACGAAAAAATGCACTGCTGCAATTTCACCATGGCATTGAGCAAGCGAGAGAAGAGTTTTACAAACAAATGGAAGCAAAAAAACAACATCAAAAGGAGAGATTAGATGAACCGGTTTAA